A region of Aquarana catesbeiana isolate 2022-GZ linkage group LG08, ASM4218655v1, whole genome shotgun sequence DNA encodes the following proteins:
- the LOC141105654 gene encoding uncharacterized protein: protein MDILLKDNDFMSVFIDILKELPCLWEINHPHFKNQTNRKAALVQLCEIVKQVIPTADITYLKILIGGLRSTYLRERKKVLDSQRSGAADDIYVPKMLYYDRLHFLAGQTEPRSSLSSLPSTLPSPPAEASDAQPGPSRQHVEEPRLSQGSLSQEVAGPSRLADLQVPPPPLKIESGSRRSALEEATGGLFWRATEVLGARQTVEEDIAAVIAYKMQRMEEGQQVLCKALILEALNKGMRGQMTAQTHLCDGPPPPPAGPPPRPPSLPGPPSPPPGPTPPPATSPTAQPQPRMKRERKTRK, encoded by the exons atggatatcttactgaaagataatgacttcatgtcagtattcatagatatcttaaaggagctgccctgtctgtgggagattaaccacccccatttcaagaaccaaacaaacaggaaggcagcactggtgcaattgtgtgaaattgtgaagcaggtgatccccacggcagacatcacctatttaaagatcttaattggtggcctgaggagcacatatctaagggagcgcaagaaagtcctggattcacagagatcaggagctgctgatgacatctatgtccccaagatgttgtactacgacaggctgcattttctggcaggccagactgaacccaggtcatccctctccagtcttccttccacgcttccttcccccccggctgaggcttctgacgcccaacctgggccttccaggcaacatgtggaggagcccagattgagccag ggaagtctcagccaggaggtggccgggccgagccggctggctgatctgcaggtccctccaccccccctgaaaatagaaagtggcagtaggaggagtgccctagaggaggctaccggaggactattttggagggctacagaggtcctgggagcacgacagaccgtggaggaggacattgctgccgtcattgcatataaaatgcagaggatggaggagggccaacaagtcttgtgtaaggcgctcatattggaggctcttaacaaaggtatgaggggccaaatgacagctcagacacacctttgcgatggtcctcctcctcctcctgcaggtcctcctcctcgtcctccttctcttccaggtcctcccagtcctcctccaggtcctactcctcctcctgccacatctccaactgcacagccacagccgagaatgaagcgtgaaaggaagaccagaaagtga